In Risungbinella massiliensis, a single window of DNA contains:
- the perR gene encoding peroxide-responsive transcriptional repressor PerR, translated as MLNNRLGEAIETLKQTGVRMTPQRHAILQYLISTMGHPTADEIYRALEKNFPNMSVATVYNNLRLFKEAGLVRELTYGDSSSRFDANLMDHYHVICTNCGKITDFEHPSLLDMEQLAESKTGYRVGSHRMEMYGVCPTCQQKQ; from the coding sequence ATGTTAAATAACCGCCTTGGAGAAGCGATTGAAACACTTAAACAGACTGGAGTTCGTATGACACCTCAACGTCACGCGATCTTACAGTACCTGATCTCCACTATGGGGCACCCAACAGCGGATGAGATTTATCGCGCTTTGGAGAAAAACTTTCCCAATATGAGCGTAGCAACCGTTTATAATAACCTTCGTCTTTTTAAAGAAGCAGGTTTGGTTCGCGAACTAACTTACGGAGATTCATCAAGTCGTTTTGATGCAAATCTAATGGATCATTATCATGTGATCTGTACCAATTGTGGAAAGATCACAGACTTTGAACATCCGTCTTTGTTAGATATGGAACAACTAGCAGAGAGTAAAACAGGTTATCGCGTAGGATCACACCGGATGGAAATGTATGGAGTATGTCCTACTTGCCAACAAAAACAATGA
- the nth gene encoding endonuclease III, with product MKSKPKRVQTSKILKLLEKMYPDAHCELDFTSPFELLISTILSAQSTDKQVNKVTKPLYEKYPTPQKMLELSEEELANYIKGLGLYRNKSKNIRKTCEILVEKYGGEVPRKRKDLEALPGVGRKTANVVLSNAFGVPALAVDTHVQRVANRLALADSENPLETEKQLLRKIPRKNWTDAHHQIIWHGRRICSARNPKCEICDLHPYCWYGRNTMLSRD from the coding sequence GTGAAATCAAAGCCAAAACGTGTTCAGACATCCAAGATATTAAAACTATTGGAAAAAATGTATCCAGACGCTCACTGTGAACTAGACTTTACCAGCCCTTTCGAACTGTTAATCTCCACGATCCTCTCCGCTCAATCGACAGATAAACAAGTAAACAAAGTGACCAAGCCTTTATATGAAAAATATCCTACTCCGCAAAAAATGCTCGAATTAAGTGAAGAAGAATTAGCAAATTATATTAAAGGGCTAGGACTTTACCGGAACAAGAGCAAAAATATCCGAAAGACCTGTGAGATCCTAGTTGAAAAATACGGTGGAGAAGTACCTAGAAAGCGTAAAGATCTAGAGGCATTACCGGGTGTAGGTCGCAAAACAGCCAATGTAGTACTCAGCAATGCGTTTGGTGTACCAGCATTAGCAGTAGATACACATGTACAAAGAGTAGCCAACCGGTTAGCATTAGCAGACAGCGAGAATCCACTTGAAACCGAAAAACAACTTTTACGAAAGATACCTCGTAAAAACTGGACTGATGCTCACCATCAAATTATTTGGCATGGTAGACGGATTTGTTCCGCCCGGAACCCAAAATGTGAGATCTGTGACTTGCATCCATATTGTTGGTATGGCAGAAACACGATGTTGTCCCGTGATTGA
- a CDS encoding class I SAM-dependent methyltransferase, with the protein MQEKNNSMYNWPHYYDWTSTGMENDTCYYTELAKLHKGPVLELGCGTGRISLAIARESISLVGIDFSAQMLQSARKKAKAMALAGRTQWIEADMADFHVPNNRTFPLIISPYRSFQHLLKVEDQLRTLRQVRKHLRQDGVFAFHLFSPNMEQLLDLNRSYQFRGNYEVPGSYETVDVYDYTELDSFRQLLHVTRYYERFEETGKMIERVKSDFSIRYTFPTELRHLLAVNGFRIQNMYGDFDGTPFHEESEEMVIEAVLLVR; encoded by the coding sequence ATGCAAGAAAAAAATAATAGTATGTATAACTGGCCTCATTATTATGATTGGACTTCTACAGGTATGGAGAACGATACTTGTTATTACACGGAATTGGCCAAGCTACACAAAGGTCCTGTTCTCGAATTGGGCTGTGGTACAGGAAGAATTTCACTTGCGATCGCTAGAGAATCTATTTCATTGGTAGGGATCGATTTCTCGGCTCAGATGTTACAAAGTGCTAGGAAAAAAGCAAAAGCGATGGCACTAGCTGGTAGAACGCAATGGATCGAAGCGGATATGGCTGATTTTCATGTTCCTAATAATAGAACCTTTCCTCTTATTATTAGTCCTTACCGATCATTTCAGCATCTTCTAAAAGTGGAAGATCAGTTGAGAACATTACGTCAAGTTCGTAAGCATCTACGACAAGATGGTGTATTTGCCTTTCACCTTTTTTCGCCGAATATGGAACAACTTCTCGATTTAAATCGTAGTTATCAGTTTCGAGGAAATTATGAAGTGCCTGGATCGTATGAAACGGTTGATGTATATGACTACACAGAGCTTGATTCATTTCGCCAGTTGCTGCATGTTACTCGATATTATGAGCGATTTGAAGAAACCGGGAAGATGATAGAACGAGTTAAAAGCGATTTCTCCATTCGTTACACGTTTCCGACTGAACTTCGCCATTTATTAGCAGTAAATGGATTTCGTATTCAGAACATGTATGGAGATTTTGATGGAACGCCTTTCCATGAAGAAAGTGAAGAGATGGTGATCGAAGCGGTTCTACTGGTTCGATAG
- the bcp gene encoding thioredoxin-dependent thiol peroxidase, with protein MVQVGEHVPDFTLASTEGKEVSLSNFRGKNVVLYFYPKDNTPGCTTESCDFRDAYEQFQNLNTVILGISRDSIKSHEKFIEKYQLPFALLSDPDAKVCEQFGVYKEKTMFGKKAMGIERSTFVLDQEGKLVKEYRKVKVKDHVQEALRYVEEHLA; from the coding sequence ATGGTACAAGTAGGAGAGCATGTGCCAGACTTTACATTAGCATCTACAGAAGGAAAAGAAGTTTCCTTGTCAAACTTTAGAGGGAAAAATGTAGTGCTTTATTTTTACCCAAAAGATAATACACCAGGATGTACCACAGAATCATGCGACTTTCGAGATGCTTATGAGCAATTTCAAAATCTGAATACGGTTATTTTGGGGATCAGTAGAGACTCAATTAAAAGTCATGAAAAATTTATTGAGAAATACCAACTTCCTTTTGCCCTTTTAAGTGATCCAGACGCAAAAGTATGTGAGCAGTTTGGGGTTTATAAAGAAAAGACGATGTTTGGCAAAAAAGCAATGGGCATTGAGCGTTCCACTTTTGTTCTTGATCAAGAAGGGAAACTTGTTAAAGAATATCGTAAAGTAAAAGTGAAAGATCATGTACAAGAAGCTCTCCGATATGTGGAGGAACATTTAGCTTAA